The Lutibacter sp. A64 genome segment ATTCCATTGTTGTTCTTGATTTTAAATCTAATTGAACTAACACATTGTTTATTATTGTATCACCACAATATTCAAGTTGAAAAGGTATTTGTTTATTAGAAATGGTTTCTACAATTTTAAAATTATAACTATCTAACTTTGGAAATTGTTTCTTTATTTTTTCCCAAGAAATTTCTATGACTTTAGATTGATAATTTATATCACTTGTATTATTAATATAAATTTTTTTTTAAAGTCACAAGATGTAAGCAAGATTGATACTAAAAATAAATAGAAGGTTATAGTTAATTTACTTTTCATACTAAAAAATTAAAGAAGTTTATTTTAGAGTTCAATTGAAAAAACACAAACAAATATAAATAGAAAATAAAGATTAGAGTTGAAATAGTAATAAAAGATATAATAGTAAAAATAAAAAAAAGGGTATAAAAAAACCTTCAATAATTAAATTGAAGGTTTTCAAAAGAAAGGCGGCGACATACTCTCCCACCATAGTGGCAGTACCATCTGCGCTGATAGGCTTAACTTCTCTGTTCGGGATGGGAAGAGGTGAGCCCTATCGCTATAACCACCTTAAGTTGTTTGGGTAACTAACCCTATATGTTAACATATCGAAAAAATAATATCTGAAAATCAAAAAGTAAATAAAAAGAGGCTGCAAAAAAGCCTATGGGTTATTAGTACTACTTGGCTATGACATTACTGCCTTTACACCTATAGCCTATCAACGTGGTAATCTCCCACGACCCTTTAAAGAAATCTCATCTTGTGGTGGGTTTCGCGCTTATATGCTTTCAGCGCTTATCCCTTCCCAACGTAGCTACCCAGCAGTGCTCCTGGCGGAACAACTGGTACACCAGAGGTTAGTCCAACACGGTCCTCTCGTACTAGTGTCAGATCCACGCAAATTTCTAACGCCCGCTACAGATAGAGACCGAACTGTCTCACGACGTTCTGAACCCAGCTCGCGTGCCACTTTAATGGGCGAACAGCCCAACCCTTGGGACCTTCTCCAGCCCCAGGATGTGACGAGCCGACATCGAGGTGCCAAACCCCCCCGTCGATATGAGCTCTTGGGGGAGATCAGCCTGTTATCCCCGGCGTACCTTTTATCCTTTGAGCGATGGCCCTTCCATGCGGAACCACCGGATCACTATGCTCTACTTTCGTACCTGATCGACCTGTATGTCTCTCAGTCAAGCTCCCTTATGCCATTGCACTCTACGCACGGTTACCAAGCGTGCTGAGGGAACCTTTAGAAGCCTCCGTTACTCTTTTGGAGGCGACCACCCCAGTCAAACTACCCACCAAGCACTGTCCCCATCGCTGGGTTAGGCTCTAGATAAGCAAAGGGTGGTATTTCAACAGTGACTCCACAACGCCTAGCGACGCCGCTTCAAAGTCTCCCACCTATCCTACACATTACTTATCCAAAACCAATACTAAGCTATAGTAAAGGTGCACGGGGTCTTTTCGTCCCGTAGCGGGTAATCGGCATCTTCACCGATACTACAATTTCACCGAGCTCATGGCTGAGACAGTGTCCAGATCGTTGCACCATTCGTGCAGGTCGGAACTTACCCGACAAGGAATTTCGCTACCTTAGGACCGTTATAGTTACGGCCGCCGTTTACTGGGGCTTCATTTCATTGCTTCGCCGAAGCTAACAACTCCATTTAACCTTCCAGCACCGGGCAGGTGTCAGACCCTATACATCATCTTTCGATTTAGCAGAGTCCTGTGTTTTTGATAAACAGTCGCCTGGACCTTTTCACTGCGGCCAGCATTGCTGCTGGCGACCTTTCTCCCGAAGTTACAGGTCTATTTTGCCTAGTTCCTTAGCCATGAATCACTCGAGCACCTTAGAATTCTCATCCCAACTACCTGTGTCGGTTTACGGTACGGGTTCTTATAATCTGAAGCTTAGAAGATTTTCTTGGAAGTTTTTAGGTACACTATCCACGCCGCCGAAGCTTTGTGGTACTATCCCGCTTTGGCAAGACTTGCGCATTTAACTACAAATCCTAAACCTACACGGTTCAACGTACTATTCCGTCAGTACGCGGTACTTTCAATACTCCGTCCCTCCATCGCAATTATAAGAAGTACTGGAATATTAACCAGTTATCCATCGACTACTCCCTTCGGATTCGCCTTAGGACCCGACTAACCCTCAGCTGATTAGCATCGCTGAGGAAACCTTAGTCTTTCGGTGTGCGGGTTTCTCGCCCGCATTATCGTTACTTATGCCTACATTTTCTTTTGTAATCACTCCAGCAAACCTCACAGTTCACCTTCTACGCTGATTACAATGCTCCCCTACCAATCTACAACTAAATGTAGAGTCCATAGCTTCGGTAATATACTTATGCCCGATTATTATCCATGCTCGATCGCTCGACTAGTGAGCTGTTACGCACTCTTTAAATGAATGGCTGCTTCCAAGCCAACATCCTAGCTGTCAGTGCAATCGAACCTCGTTAGTTCAACTTAGTATATATTTGGGGACCTTAGCTGATGGTCTGGGTTCTTTCCCTCTCGGACATGGACCTTAGCACCCATGCCCTCACTGCTGTGTATATTTTATAGCATTCGGAGTTTGTCAGGAATTGGTAGGCGGTGAAGCCCCCGCATCCAATCAGTAGCTCTACCTCTATAAAACTTTACCACAACGCTGCACCTAAATGCATTTCGGGGAGTACGAGCTATTTCCGAGTTTGATTGGCCTTTCACCCCTACCCACAGGTCATCCAAAGACTTTTCAACGTCAACTGGTTCGGTCCTCCACTGTGTGTTACCACAGCTTCAACCTGCCCATGGGTAGATCACTCGGTTTCGCGTCTACTACTACTAACTAAAGCGCCCTATTCAGACTCGCTTTCGCTACGGCTCCGTGTCTGAAACACTTAACCTTGCTAGCAACAGTAACTCGTAGGCTCATTATGCAAAAGGCACGCTGTCACACTGTTAAAGTGCTCCAACCGCTTGTAGGCGTACGGTTTCAGGATCTATTTCACTCCCTTACTTAGGGTTCTTTTCACCTTTCCCTCACGGTACTAGTTCACTATCGGTCTCTCAGGAGTATTTAGCCTTACGGGATGGTCCCCGTGGATTCAGACAGGGTTTCACGTGCCCCGCCCTACTCAGGATACCACTATCAATAACTTCAATTACCTATACGGGACTATCACCCTCTTTGGTCAGTCTTTCCAAACTGTTCTAATTCTTTTAGCATCGAATATTGTGGTCCTACAACCCCAATTTTGCCGTAACAAAACTGGTTTGGGCTATTGCGCGTTCGCTCGCCACTACTAGCGCAATCACTATTGTTTTCTCTTCCTCCGGTTACTTAGATGTTTCAGTTCACCGGGTTTGCCCCTCTTGCGAGGTGATATGTCTTCAACATACCGGGTTGCCCCATTCGGATATCTACGGATCATTTTGTGTGTGCCAATCCCCGTAGCTTTTCGCAGCTTATCACGTCCTTCATCGCCTCTGAGAGCCTAGGCATCCGCCATACGCCCTTATTTAGCTTTTTTGCTTTTGCTTTTGATTCTATTTTTGTTTTATATATTTCTATATATAGCTTAAATAAAAATTTCTTTTTATTATATTTTTGATTTTTACGATATCATTTTTTCAATATGTCAATGAACTTGTGGCAATCTAATGCCGTTGTGGAGAATATCGGAGTCGAACCGATGACCTCCTGCGTGCAAGGCAGGCGCTCTAGCCAGCTGAGCTAATCCCCCGTCTTAGTAGTCAGTTATCAATAGTCAGTAATCAGTTTTTGCTGATGTACTGCGTACTACAAACTGCGTACTTAAACTGGTTTCCCAACTTCTAAAATCCTTCTTTAAGTAAATTATGTAGTCCCGGGCAGACTCGAACTGCCGACCCCTACATTATCAGTGTAGTACTCTAACCAGCTGAGCTACGAGACTCTGTAATTCTTTACCTAAATTATATTTTAAAATTGACAGCAACAAAGTAAGAAACAATTCTTCTTTCGTAACTTAACATCTCTTTCTCTAGAAAGGAGGTGTTCCAGCCGCACCTTCCGGTACGGCTACCTTGTTACGACTTAGCCCTAGTTACTAGTTTTACCCTAGGCGGCTCCTTGCGGTGACCGACTTCAGGTACTCCCAGCTTCCATGGCTTGACGGGCGGTGTGTACAAGGCCCGGGAACGTATTCACCGCATCATGGCTGATATGCGATTACTAGCGATTCCAGCTTCACGGAGTCGAGTTGCAGACTCCGATCCGAACTGTGATATGGTTTGTAGATTCGCTCCTGATCACTCAGTGGCTGCTCTCTGTCCATACCATTGTAGCACGTGTGTAGCCCAGGACGTAAGGGCCGTGATGATTTGACGTCATCCCCACCTTCCTCGCGGTTTGCACCGGCAGTCTCGTTAGAGTCCCCAACTTTACTTGATGGCAACTAACGACAGGGGTTGCGCTCGTTATAGGACTTAACCTGACACCTCACGGCACGAGCTGACGACAACCATGCAGCACCTTGTAAGTAGTCCGAAGAAATAAGTATCTCTACCTAATGCAACCTACATTTAAGCCCTGGTAAGGTTCCTCGCGTATCATCGAATTAAACCACATGCTCCACCGCTTGTGCGGGCCCCCGTCAATTCCTTTGAGTTTCAAACTTGCGTTCGTACTCCCCAGGTGGGACACTTATCACTTTCGCTTAGTCACTGAATAAATCCAACAACTAGTGTCCATCGTTTACGGCGTGGACTACCAGGGTATCTAATCCTGTTCGCTCCCCACGCTTTCGTCCATTAGCGTCAGTATATACGTAGTAGACTGCCTTCGCAATCGGTATTCTATGTAATCTCTAAGCATTTCACCGCTACACTACATATTCTATCTACTTCCATATAACTCAAGACTAACAGTATCAAAGGCAGTTCAACAGTTAAGCTGTTGGATTTCACCCCTGACTTATTAGCCCGCCTACGGACCCTTTAAACCCAATGATTCCGGATAACGCTTGCACCCTCCGTATTACCGCGGCTGCTGGCACGGAGTTAGCCGGTGCTTATTCTTATGGTACCGTCAGCCAACTACTCGTAGTTGGGTTTCTTCCCATATAAAAGCAGTTTACAACCCATAGGGCCGTCTTCCTGCACGCGGCATGGCTGGATCAGAGTTGCCTCCATTGTCCAATATTCCTCACTGCTGCCTCCCGTAGGAGTCTGGTCCGTGTCTCAGTACCAGTGTGGGGGATCTCCCTCTCAGGACCCCTATCTATCGTCGCCATGGTAAGCCGTTACCTTACCATCTAGCTAATAGAACGCATAGCCATCTTTTACCCATAAATGTTTAATTAATAATTGATGCCAATCATTAATACTATGAGGCATTAATCCAAATTTCTCTGGGCTATTCCCCTGTAAAAGGTAGGTTCTATACGCGTTACGCACCCGTGCGCCGGTCGTCAGCAAAATAGCAAGCTATTCCCTGTTACCCCTCGACTTGCATGTGTTAAGCCTGCCGCTAGCGTTCATCCTGAGCCAGGATCAAACTCTTCATCGTATATATTTTTAATAACGTACGATGTTATAGTTTCTCAAAAGAATTGTCTAAGTTCTAAAACTTAGGTTCTTACTCAATTTTACGCTGTCAATTTCAATATTTTCAATGAACTTCTTTGTTGAAATACTAGACTCGAACTAGTAGGCTAACCTCTTTTAACCCTTCCAAAATCTCACTACTTTATGATCGTTGCTAAGTGCGTTTCGCTGTTAGCGGCTGCAAATGTAAAACCTTTTTTTTATTTCAGCAAACTATTTTTTGCCTTTTTTTTAAAAAAATTTTAACAAACTTTATGAACTTTTACTAACGCTTTTTCCGTTAGCGGGTGCAAATGTAAAACCCTTTTTTAAACCTCACAAATAAAAATTAATATTTTTTTAAACTTTATTTAACGCAACTCTCAATGAACTTTATTCTAACTAACAATTATCCGTTAGCGGGTGCAAATGTAACCCCTTTTTAATCTTTTACAACCTTTTTTTAACTTTTTTTTCGGATTATTCCTCAAATTTATCATACAACCCTATAAACCCGTTTGTTAAATACTTTTTTTTATTCTATTTATTTTTTCATTCTTAAAATTGGATGATGGAGTAATCAAAATACTATACATATATAGTAATAAAACTTCAGATTTATTAAAAAACACTTCATTATGCATTGAAAAGGTATTGCTCAATTAATAGTTTTCTAATATCTTTGCATTCTCAATAAAAAAATATGATTAAAATAACTTTACCTGACGGTACAATTAAAGATTTTAAAAAAGGTTGCACTCCTATTGATGTTGCAAAAAACATAAGCGAAGGATTTGCTAGGAATGTTATATCGGCTCAATTCAATAAAACCACAGTTGAGACCACCACGCCTCTTACTGAAGATGGTACCCTTATTTTATATACATTTAATGACGCTGAAGGTAAAAAAGCTTTTTGGCATTCATCTGCACATGTATTAGCCCAAGCCATTCAACATATGTACCCTGGAGTTAAGTTAACCATTGGACCTGCAATTGATAATGGTTTTTACTACGATATAGATTTTGGTGAAAATATAGTTTCTGAAAAAGACTTTCCAGCTATTGAAAAGAAATTTTTAGAATTAGCTAGAGGAAAACATGAGTTTAAAATGCGTGAAGTTAGCAAAGCAGATGCTTTAGCTAAATATAAAGAAGAAGGAAATCAATATAAAGTTGAGTTGATTGAAAACTTAACCGATGGTGAAATTACTTTCTGCGATCATTCTGATTTTACAGATTTATGTCGTGGTGGACATATTCCTAATACAGGAATAATTAAAGCTATTAAAGTAACAAGTGCTGCCGGTGCTTATTGGAGAGGAGATGAAAAAAATAACCAACTTACACGTATTTATGGTGTTTCATTTCCAAAACAAAAAATGCTTACAGAATATTTAGAATTATTAGAAGAAGCTAAACAACGTGATCATAGAAAATTAGGAAAAGAATTAGAACTTTTTGCTTTTTCTTCAAAAGTAGGGCAAGGTTTACCTCTTTGGTTACCTAAAGGGGCTGCATTACGAGAAAGGTTAGAAAACTTTTTAAAGAAAGCTCAAAAAAAAGCAGGTTACGACATGGTTATTACACCGCATATTGGCCAAAAAGAGCTCTATGTAACTTCTGGGCATTATGCAAAATATGGCGAGGACAGTTTTCAACCAATAAATACGCCTAAAGAAGGTGAAGAATTTTTATTAAAACCTATGAATTGCCCACATCATTGTGAAATTTATAATAACAAACCTTATTCATATAAAGATTTACCAAAACGTTTTGCTG includes the following:
- the thrS gene encoding threonine--tRNA ligase; its protein translation is MIKITLPDGTIKDFKKGCTPIDVAKNISEGFARNVISAQFNKTTVETTTPLTEDGTLILYTFNDAEGKKAFWHSSAHVLAQAIQHMYPGVKLTIGPAIDNGFYYDIDFGENIVSEKDFPAIEKKFLELARGKHEFKMREVSKADALAKYKEEGNQYKVELIENLTDGEITFCDHSDFTDLCRGGHIPNTGIIKAIKVTSAAGAYWRGDEKNNQLTRIYGVSFPKQKMLTEYLELLEEAKQRDHRKLGKELELFAFSSKVGQGLPLWLPKGAALRERLENFLKKAQKKAGYDMVITPHIGQKELYVTSGHYAKYGEDSFQPINTPKEGEEFLLKPMNCPHHCEIYNNKPYSYKDLPKRFAEFGTVYRYEQSGELHGLTRVRGFTQDDAHIFCTPDQLDEEFKSVIDLVLYVFKSLSFDNFTAQVSLRDKDNKEKYIGSDENWEKAENAIINATKEKGLDYVIEYGEAAFYGPKLDFMVKDALGRSWQLGTIQVDYNLPERFELSYKGSDNQLHRPVMIHRAPFGSMERFIAVLLEHTGGKFPLWLTPEQVIILPISEKYQKYAEKVLHLLENSEIRALIDDRSEKTGRKIRDAELNKIPFMIIVGEQEENDGTVSVRKQGEGDIGTLSNDEFISFIKKEINSTLEQF